Proteins encoded by one window of Scyliorhinus torazame isolate Kashiwa2021f chromosome 28, sScyTor2.1, whole genome shotgun sequence:
- the LOC140403449 gene encoding uncharacterized protein, which translates to MDPEFQELPHPPIGPMQPPNLGRAKRVTASLQRLQSQVDEPTRVQELAVVPVMRATQADTTRVASSVEAMGATVSDMGSGFRGLGLSVQAASVAQDMAALSQETMSQCQHQMAEGFNFVAQSLKALAQSQQAMAQSQQSIAQFLQAMAQSLQAMAQSQQAIAEGIGAIAHVLASIAQSQTGFANPLSSMAANLQTPVDTSMGLQDWQRQMSGGRWMASPFASPTHVEAWWPSGTPREEEVLGPVPGPIVGEVPEHLNTSGSPPSVPGASGGQRAGQAGSSPSQLPGPQPGPSRPGRPRKRPPKGSRVRGQESQESTSSSAVPSGEPPRPSQRARKAKQLDTE; encoded by the coding sequence atggatcccgagttccaggagttaccacacccacccataggtccgatgcaaccaccgaacctgggacgagcgaagagggtgacggccagcttgcagcggctgcagtcgcaggtggacgagcccacccgcgtccaggagctggcagtggtgccggtcatgcgtgccacccaggccgacaccacacgggtggcgtcctcggtggaggcaatgggtgcgacggtgtcagacatggggagcggtttccgaggcctggggctttccgtgcaggcggcgtctgtggcccaggacatggctgccctctcacaggagaccatgagccagtgccagcaccagatggcagaggggtTCAActtcgtggcacagtctctgaaggccctggcccagtctcagcaggccatggcccagtctcagcagtccatagcccagtttctgcaggccatggcccagtctctacaggccatggcccagtctcagcaggccatcgctgagggcatcggcgccattgcccatgtgctagccagcatcgcacagtcacagacagggtttgccaaccccctgagctccatggctgcaaacctgcagacccctgtcgataccagcatgggcctccaggactggcagcgccagatgtcgggggggcgttggatggccagtccgttcgcatcccccacccatgtagaggcctggtggccatcgggcaccccgagggaggaggaggtgctggggcccgttccgggtcccattgtaggggaggtcccggaacacctcaacacctcgggctcccccccttccgtcccaggtgcatcaggtgggcaacgggcaggacaggctggcagctcgccatcccagttgcccgggccgcagcctggcccatctaggccaggacgccccaggaaacggccgccaaagggatcccgagtcagagggcaggaatcgcaggagtccacctccagttctgctgtaccatctggggaaccacctaggcctagtcaaagggcccgtaaggccaaacaattagacactgagtaa